The segment TTACCCTGCGATGCATGGTTTTTTGCTGATATTTATGATGTTTTTGATGAAAATGAACGAAACAAATTTTGGAGGGAAATGAACGCTAATTCCGAAAGGGAATCCGAGGAGAAAATATTTGTTGATTTGTGGTTTAAAATGAAGGCTGAGGCAGAAAGTACTTCAATTGAAAAACGTAAAAAAAGCCAGCGATGGTTAAAGAGAATGAGGAAAATTCCCCTAGTTATTGAAATTGAGAAAACCATGACGATGGTTGAAGATAGTTTTCGCTATAAAAAATAAGTTTTTGAAAAATTTGGAGGCGTAATATGCCAATAAAATTTATTTTTTCTATATTTATCTTGTTAATTTCAACTTTATCGATGGCTGATAATCGCCCCGGTTTTGTTTGTGGTAAATTTAACGATACAGTCATTGAAGTGCCTAGCAGCTATGTCTACTCCTTTGCAGAATATGAAGGTTATAGCTATTTTGACCCAAGGTTTCTAGAAAATAAAAAAGGTTGTGATGCAAATTTTCGAGTTTTGCCATTAATAATGAGCTGGCCTGAAATGAAGCCTTTTAATAAAAATGAAAATGGGAAAAATAAAAAACTTAGATTTTCTATAGAACCACTCGATGGTGATCCTAAAGGTTATCTTGAGTATAAACGATATATTTATATTGAAAGAGGAGAGGAAAAGATTAAAGGGGATGTTTCATATGATGAAAAGCTAAATCTATATTTCAATGAAGTAAAGATAAAGAAGATGAATAAGTATATTGATCCTGAAAATGACAAGTATGGTTATTATTGGCGAGTAAGTAATGATGAGATAAGTGATTTTTTTGATTGTTTATGGATACCTTTAGATGGCAGATATAGTCAATGTGATGGATATTTCCTGATTCCAAAACTAGGAATTAAAGTTGAAGTCATTATAAAAATTGAAGATTTAGTTATTTGGAATGAAATAAAGAGCGATGTTATTAACTTTATTTACAAGCATATAAAACGATAGGAGTTTGCATATGAATAATGAAGTCAATAGACAAGGAAGTGTAACATTAACGTGGACTGATACATCCAAAGCTTTAAAAATTTTAATTTTAACTAAAAGACCTGAATTAATGTATGAGTACTTTGCTAGTAAAGGTGACCGATATGCATTACTAGCAAATAGTGTTGTCAAAGGTGATTCTTTTTCAGGTAAATTTGCATTGAACTACTTAGAAGAAGTTATAATTGAAAATGGTCAAATATGCAATGAGGCTAAACTTGAAAAAATACGTTTTGATATGGCTTATGCTTATATATATGAACAAAGGAGTAGACTTAAAAATGGTGTTACAGAAATAACAGGTGATATTAATTATAAAGAAGCAATGGCATTTCATGAGCGTGTTTTTAAAAAATACAAATTACCTGCGGAAGCATGGACTTTACAACCTGTTTTTAATGTCATCTCTGATGAAAAGGATAGAGAGGTATACTGGCAAAAAGCGCTGGATGCTGTAGGTGATACGGAAAAGGAGGCTGAATTAAGTTTAAGCACGATGAATATTATGTTTGAAAGTTTATATGATGCGCCTGCAAATAAACAATTGCAAACCCATCGCTGGATGAGAAGAGTGATAGACATAGACAATGCAGTAGATACCGTGACATTAACTTTTAAAAAAACGTATGACTTTTTTGAATCGCCCTCACTAAAAATCGATCTTAATGAAGCACTAGCATTAGCATATGAAACGGGAAATCCATTAATTGATAGAGGAACTAATCGACTATCATTTTGGGATTTTCCATCTGAAAATATTGATAAATATTCAATACAGACTGATTGGGTTGGACAAACGGATTTTGAGCATAAAGATCGCCTTTCTGAATATTACCTTGAACGTCCCGCCTATATATTGCCAGAAACCGGATTATTTAATTCCCCATCTGCCAATTACAGTCCCAATGTTAATAAACACAATGCCATGATAGATGATGTTATCGGTAATATTCCATTTACTACTTATTCTAATAATCATGCACCAATTGAAATAACGGCTTCAGAACACCGAGGATACCCAGTGAGTGTATATAGACCAAATGATTTTCAAATAGGTGAGTGTCAAACGGATCGAACCGTTGATAGCTTAAGAGACCATATGTCTTCCATGGACCACTTATCAAGCTCGTTTGATAGAGATTTTAGGGTGCCTCAGGCCCCGAGTATGCCTGAATTTAACTACAGTGGTGGCTATAGCAGCTCATCATCCAGATTCTCATTTTAATTTTATTAACTTTTAATAACGTTTTAATAAAAACGGCGGTTATTGAAGTTAATAAACTCACAATAACCGCCGTCTTAATTTTGAATATTTAATTTTTTCAATTAAAAATGGTTTAAATGAAATAGTATTTAAATGGATTCATCCAAATAAACACGTTCCACTTTTTGGCAACCTAACGCGTGCAAGGTATTTTCTGTTGTACACCACTGCTGCACCGTTGCATTTTGTTTTTCTACTAATACCGCTTGTTCGATGGCGTGAATATCTTTACCCGCTAAATTCACCATAATCAGCGCCGCTTGCAATGGTGGTAAGCTCGGGTTGAACGCAGCATTTTCAGCGTAACGACCTGTAAACAGCGAGCCATCTTTTAACTGCACAGCAATACCGGAGTGAGATTCGCTGTATGGTGCGTGAGATTGGTTCGCAGCTTCAACCGCAGCAGATAACAATCTATCGCGACTTTGGTTTTGATAACCGTGGTCCACATTATCGAGTAGTAAAGTGGTGATATTCAGATCCGATGGACCGAATGAATCAGGCAAATAATCATGAAGTGTAGCTGCTTGGCGTTTTGGTAAATGCACCATGATATTACCGCCTTCACGCAGCTCATTCATAAACTGTCGGCAGTGACCGCAAGGCGTGTAGTTGACGGTAATAGAGGTTAATTGCTTTTCGCCTTTTAGCCAAGCATGGGTAATGGCACATTGTTCAGCATGGATAGTTTGACCAATCGAAACATGGTTAAATTCCATATTTGCGCCGAAATAGAGATTACCGCTGATTCCGCAAGCGATTGCGCCTACATTAAAGCGAGAAATTGGTGTAACAGCGTAAGCCGCTGCGAAAGGTAATAATGAAAAAGCGAGTTCACTGTCCGTGCATCCACTCTCAGCTTTAATTTGCTTTACTTGCTCAGCGGTTAACATGGCTGAGAAATCAGGTTTGTTCATAATAGGCTTTAGGACAGACTGTAACTTTTCTGGAAGTTCGGCCCAAGCGGCCTTGAATCTTGAATGCATGAGTAACCCTCCCTATTTAATTGTTTTCATTCTATTCAATTAATAGGGTGATTGGATGTGATCGCGATCACTTCATGAGTGCAATCAATGAAACAAATTCATTAAATGAGAGATGTATCTCAAGTTTTTACACTGAAATTTGCATAAGAGAGGTAAATAACCTCTCTTATTGATTCAGTTTAGCTAAATAAGTGAAGAATAACAGGGAAGATAAAAGGCGCAATTAACGAGGTGATCACCCCGCAGGTCATTAACGCTAATGAACTGTAAGCCCCTTCAATATAGTTAACTTCCGCACAACGCGCAGTTCCCAAAGCGTGAGAAGCGGTACCCATCGCCAAGCCTCGTGATGCATGGGTGCGAATACGCAAAACATCAAATAGGCTATGACCGAACATCGCCCCTAAAATCCCGACAAAAAGGACGCAAGCTGCACTAATTGCTGGGATGCCTCCGACTGAATCGGCAACTGCCATGGCTATCGGTGTTGTCACTGATTTAGGTAATATTGAACCTGCAATATCCGGTGTTGCTCCTAGCCACAGTGCAATAGTCGCGCCCGTAAACATCGCCACAATACTGCCAGCAAAACAGATACTAAATAGGGATTTCCATTGCGCTCTAATCTGGTGCATTTGTTCGTAAAGCGGAAAGGCGAGGGCGACGACGGCCGGCTGCAATAAATCATTGAGTATTTTACTGCCCGCAAAATAGTGCTCATAAGAGGTGTTCGTCAGGATCAGTAGCGGAATAATAATCGCGATAGTTAACAATAATGGGTTCAGAATGGGCAATTTGCACTTAATTGACAGCGCTCTTGCCAAATAGAAAACAACGATAGTTAATGGCAGTGACCACCAAATATGTTCTAACATCACTCTTTCCCCTTGGTTTTATCATTATTGATGGTTGAAGATATGGGTTCTTCAGGAGGAAGAGGAACTTCATCAGGCTTCACACCCACAATCGGGCGCTCTTTATGGATATAGTTTGAGCTGACCGCGACAACAATCATGACAATAAGCGTACTGGCAATACAAGAGACGACAATCGGGATCATCTGTTGGCTGAGTAAATCATAATAATTCATAATCCCTACACCGATGGGAACGAATAAAATCGTCATGTTTTTCAGCAGGATACTACATCCAGGTTTTGCCCAGTGAGCAGGGACTATTTGCAATGCTAGCAAGACAAACAACAGCAACATACCGACAATACTGCCGGGAATGGAAAAAGGAAGCAGTTTGGAAATCACATTTCCGATGATCAGGCAGAGGTAAAGTATTGCGAAGGCTCGCAAATATTGCCATCCGGTATTCAATACTTGTTTTAATGACATGGGACTTGTCCTATTACTCGACAGGCATTCATCATACAATTAACTTGGAAATTGTGCCAGAGATCACAAATAAAAACCCATAAAAAAACGGAGCTCACTAAAGTGGCTCCGTTTCGTACTGATATGGCCTAAGTTTGTTGCTCAATTTTTCGAGCGACAATCAATGACTTATTTAACTTGCATACCCGGCTGTGCACCATTATCTGGGCTCAGTAGGTAAATATCTTTACCACCAGGGCCTGCTGCCATCACCATACCTTCAGAGATACCAAAGCGCATTTTACGTGGGGCAAGGTTTGCCACCATCACGGTTAAACGACCTTCCAAGACTTTTGGATCTGGGTAGGCACTACGGATGCCAGAGAATACTTGGCGAGTTTCACCACCGATATCTAACTGTAATT is part of the Providencia zhijiangensis genome and harbors:
- a CDS encoding CidA/LrgA family protein, giving the protein MSLKQVLNTGWQYLRAFAILYLCLIIGNVISKLLPFSIPGSIVGMLLLFVLLALQIVPAHWAKPGCSILLKNMTILFVPIGVGIMNYYDLLSQQMIPIVVSCIASTLIVMIVVAVSSNYIHKERPIVGVKPDEVPLPPEEPISSTINNDKTKGKE
- a CDS encoding serine protease, with protein sequence MNNEVNRQGSVTLTWTDTSKALKILILTKRPELMYEYFASKGDRYALLANSVVKGDSFSGKFALNYLEEVIIENGQICNEAKLEKIRFDMAYAYIYEQRSRLKNGVTEITGDINYKEAMAFHERVFKKYKLPAEAWTLQPVFNVISDEKDREVYWQKALDAVGDTEKEAELSLSTMNIMFESLYDAPANKQLQTHRWMRRVIDIDNAVDTVTLTFKKTYDFFESPSLKIDLNEALALAYETGNPLIDRGTNRLSFWDFPSENIDKYSIQTDWVGQTDFEHKDRLSEYYLERPAYILPETGLFNSPSANYSPNVNKHNAMIDDVIGNIPFTTYSNNHAPIEITASEHRGYPVSVYRPNDFQIGECQTDRTVDSLRDHMSSMDHLSSSFDRDFRVPQAPSMPEFNYSGGYSSSSSRFSF
- the cdd gene encoding cytidine deaminase, whose product is MHSRFKAAWAELPEKLQSVLKPIMNKPDFSAMLTAEQVKQIKAESGCTDSELAFSLLPFAAAYAVTPISRFNVGAIACGISGNLYFGANMEFNHVSIGQTIHAEQCAITHAWLKGEKQLTSITVNYTPCGHCRQFMNELREGGNIMVHLPKRQAATLHDYLPDSFGPSDLNITTLLLDNVDHGYQNQSRDRLLSAAVEAANQSHAPYSESHSGIAVQLKDGSLFTGRYAENAAFNPSLPPLQAALIMVNLAGKDIHAIEQAVLVEKQNATVQQWCTTENTLHALGCQKVERVYLDESI
- a CDS encoding CidB/LrgB family autolysis modulator is translated as MLEHIWWSLPLTIVVFYLARALSIKCKLPILNPLLLTIAIIIPLLILTNTSYEHYFAGSKILNDLLQPAVVALAFPLYEQMHQIRAQWKSLFSICFAGSIVAMFTGATIALWLGATPDIAGSILPKSVTTPIAMAVADSVGGIPAISAACVLFVGILGAMFGHSLFDVLRIRTHASRGLAMGTASHALGTARCAEVNYIEGAYSSLALMTCGVITSLIAPFIFPVILHLFS